Genomic segment of Myxococcus stipitatus:
TGGCGAAGAGCTCCACCCAGGATGCCGGGAACATCATCCGGATCCTCAAGGCGTTCTACACCGCGGGAACCTTGGGGAAGATCTTCGGTGCCGTGCTGACGGGGAGCTGGTGGTCCCTCGCCATCAACTGCGGCCTGCTCATGTTGCAGGTCGCCGCACTGTGGGCCACGGGCGGCGCCTACCTGGCCATCCTCATCATCGAGCTCGCGGCGAACTTCGCGCTCTTCGTCTACGCCCTCACGCAGAAGCCATCGAACTGCTGAGGTCCGCGCCGGTGCTCCCGCTGAGGCAGGAGCACCGGTCGCGCGTTGCTCGAGGAGCGCGGCATCAAGTGCAGCATGTCGCGCAAGGGCAACTGCTGGGACAACGCGGTCGCCGAGAGCTTCTTCTCCACGCTGAAGTTGGAGCCCGTCTACGTCACCCGCTTCAAGACACGAGAGGATGCGAAGCGAGCGTTGTTCGAGTACATGGAGGTGTTCTACAATTGGAAGCGTCGCCACTCGTCCTTGGGCTACGTCAACCCGGTCGAGTTCGAACACGTCGCCGCAACAAGCAGGCTGGCCGCCTCACCAACCTGTCTACGGAACCGGGCCACGCCTACATCCGAGTGAGGGGCCAATGAGTACAGCCGATCCACGAGCGGTTCGCAGCCGTGAAGATCTTGCCCAGTTCGTGCGAAGCCTCGCCCAGGACCTCAAGCAGCAACCCAAGGCATGGGAGAACGCTGATCTCGGTTCATTCCTTGAGGCGATGAGCGCCTGGATCGAGGACATGGACGGCTACTACGGCAACAGGGGTGAAGTCGTTCCGCCCCAACCCGAGTGGAGAACGTTGGCCGAGATCCTCACGGCAGCCCGGGTCTACGAGTAGCCCAGGCACGACCTGAACCTTGCGCCCCATCCACTTTCTCCCAGGGGCTCAGGCCGCCGGCTCGAGCCCAGGGTTATGCCTCGGCAGTGCGCTGAAGGTCCTGACCCGCGTCCGCCGGGGCACGTGCAGCACCTTTAGTGGGCGGACTCCGCGGCGCCGTACATCGACTCGATGAGCGCCGCGTGCTTCCGGACGACGGCGTGGCGCTTGACCTTCAGAGACGCCGTGAGCTCGCCGCCGTCCACGGTGAAGGGGCCGGGGGAGACTCGGAACGTCTTGATGCTCTCGAAGGACGCGAGGCCGGAGTTCGTCTCCGCGACCAGGGTCTTCAAGACCTTGTCGATGCGTGGATGCGCGGGGTCCGCGGGAATCCCCTCGCGCCGCGCCACCTCGGCGAGGATCTCCGCGTCGAGCGCGAACAGGGCCGTGCAGTAGTGTCGGCCCTCGCCGATGACGACGGCCTCCTGGATGAGCGGGTGCTGCTTGAGCTGGGCTTCAATCTTCAGCGGCGCGATGTACTTCCCGCCGCTCGTCTTGAGCAGCTCCTTCTTCCTCCCGATGATGCGGACGAACCCCTCCGCGTCGATGGAGGCGAGGTCTCCCGTCCGGAACCACCCCTCGTCATCGAAGGCGTCCGCCGTGGCCTCCGGGCGATTCAAGTAGCCCCGCGAGATGTTCGGCCCCCGCGCCAGGAGCTCCCCATCCGCGCCCACCTTGAGCACACACCGGTGGAACGGAATCCCCACCGTTCCCGGACGCACGTTCTCCTTGCGGTTGATGGTCAAGCCGGGACACGTCTCCGTCAGCCCATAGGCCTCCAGGACGGTGAGCCCCAGGGAGAGGAAGAACATCTGGACATCGACCCGCAGCGGCGCGGCCCCGGAGAGCAGCACGGAGGCCCGGTCCAATCCCAGACGCGAGCGCAGCTTCGACAACACGAGCCGGTCCGCCAGTCCACGCTGGGCCGCGAGCCACAGCGGGAGTGGTTTCCCGTCGATGCCTCGGGTCGCGACCTGTCGGCCCACGCCCAGTGCCCAGCCCACGAGCCGCCGCCGCAGTCCACGCTCGCTCTCGATGGCGCTGGTGATCTTCGCCATCATCTTCTCGAAGACCCGAGGGGCCGCCGGGAAGAACCCCGGGCGCCCCACGACGAGGTCCGCCGCCAACGTGGGCACGGACGACATGACCAGGGGCGCGCCGAAGAACGGGCCCGAGAACTCCACCATGCGTCCGAAGGAGTGCGCTGCGGGGAGGAAGAGGAACAGGCCGTGCTCCTGGACCGCCTCATCCATCATCCCGGCCTCGGCGACGTCCTCGAGCATCGCCAGCATGTTGTCGTGCGTCTGTATCACCGCCTTCGGGGCCCCGGTGGTCCCCGAGGTATAGGTGTAGGTCGCCACGTGCTCGCGCCGAAGCAGGGAGACGCGCCGGCGCATCTCTCCTTCCAGGGCCGCATGTCGCGCGCGCCCTCGGGCCTCCAGGGCCTCCAGGCTCTCCCAGTCGTCCGCGGGGGCGAGGCCCGCGGGATGGATGACCACCACCTTCGCCCGGGCCGTGTAGTCGGCGGGGGAGTAGGTCCGCTCGAAGAACGTGAAGCCCGCACGGAAGGCTCGGACCTTGTCGAGCTGGCTCCCGTCATCCACGACGATGATCTGCGCGGCCGTGTCCATGTGCATGTAGCCGACTTCCTCCGGAAGCAGGCTCGCGTAGACAGGGACGGTCTTGAGGCCGACCGTCAGCGCGGCGAAGTCGACGAGGCAGGACGCCATCGAGGTGTTGCCGACGATGGTGATACATGCCCCGTCGTCCACCGGGCCGGCGCTCAGCAGCCCGGCGGCGATGGCTTCGATTCGCGGTGAGACCTCCGACCAGGAGACGTCGACATAGGCATCGCCTCGTCGCACACGGAATGCGACGCGTTGCGGCGACGTCCGCGCCCGGTCGAGAATCATGTGGGAAAGAGACGCGTGTTCATCGGCCATGAGGCCTCCTCTGGTCGAAGGAAGAGTCATCGAGACGGGGTGGTGGGCAGGGGAGCGGTAGGGCTCAACGCACCAAGCTAGGTGCGGCGCCTCTGTCCCCGCTTGTATGATTCTGCACATGCAGAGCCACTTGTTGCTGGGCGGGGGACGAGCGCTGTACGTCGGCCGCTTCCACGAGCTGCCCAGACATCGGTTCGCCGCCAACGCCGTGCTGGTGGGGCTCGACGATGGGTTCGACCTCATCGACGAAGGGGGGCGCGTCGAACACCACGAAGCCGCCTTCGTGCGCGGCTGGCAATGGCATGCACTCGACTTCCACGGCGGACGCATGGCCGTGCTGTTCCTGGAGCCCGGCGTGGGGCTCCGCCACCAGGTGGACGCCACCGCGTTGCGCACGGCGGTGGGAGAGGCCCTGTCCGCGCGGAAGCAGGAGCCCTGGACCGAGCTCTTCCAGAACGCGCTGAACCTGGGGCCCGCGCCGCTGAGTGTCGACGCCCGCATCGCGCGGGTCGCGTCACTCCTGTCCACCTCCGACGAGGTGCCCTCCGATGCGGGGACGCTGGCGCAGCGGGAGGGCGTCTCCACGTCGCTCGTCGAGCACCGGTTCCGGGAGCAGGTCGGCGTGCCGATGGGCGCCTATCGCGCCTGGCACCGGATGCTGGGTGCCACGACGCTCGCGCTCCGAGGGCGCAGTCTCACCGAGGTCGCCCACACCGCGGGCTTCTATGACTCGGCCCACTTCTCGCGGCTGTTCCGGAGCATGTTCGGCCTGCCGCCCTCGAAGGTCTTCACGCATGGGCTCCTGGGCTCCGTCTTCGAGCCCCGAGCCGCCGAGGTGAAGCGCTGAATCACCCCGAGACGGCCCGCCGCACCGCGGGGCGCTGGGTGTGGCGCCGGACATAGGCCACCAGCCGGGGATGCTCGTCGAGCAGCTTCAGGGTGTTCGCGAGATGGAGGAGGGAGGCCGTCACGACATCGGCGGCGGTGAAGGTCTCTCCCACCAGGACCTCGCGAGTCCCCAGGGCCTTGTCGAGGACGTCGAGCACCCCGGTGAGGTGGCGCCGGGTGTTCGCATCGAATGCACGCTGGGGACTCTCGTAGACCTCCATCACCGCGGGCTCCAGGCGTGTCTCGGCGAAGACCATCCCCTGGTAGTAGCGGCCTCGGTCCGTGGAGCCTGGCGGTGGCGCGAGGTGCTTCTGTGGAAACCGGTCCGCCACGTGAAGACAGATGGATAGGGAGTCGAGCAGCGTGAGGTCTCCGTCGACCAGGGCGGGGAGCTCGCCCAGGGGATGCACCGACAGGTATTCGGGAGTGGTGTTCTCCTGGCGGGCGAGGTCGAGGGTGACCAGCTCGTAGGGCACCTCGAGCTCCTCCAGCAGCCAGCGGGCGCGGGTCGCTCGGGTCCTGGGGGCGAAGTAGAGCTTCATGGATGGCACTCCTGCGGGTTGAGAGGCGGCCACCCTGCGGCGAAAGCCCTGTTCCGACAATGAGGCCCAGGGTGGACGGATTGTCAGGCTAGGATTGACGACCATGGTCGCTCCCTCCGACATGCTGCTCTTCGTCACGGTCGTCCGAGAAGAGAGCTTCACCCAGGCCGCGCAGCGGCTCGGTATCACCAAGCAATCCGTCAGCGAGCGCATCCGCCATCTGGAGGAGCAGCTCGGGGTGCGGCTGCTCGAGCGGACGACCCGGCGTCTTCGGGTCACAGGGGCTGGCGCGACGTACTACGAGCGCTGCGCGGCCATCGCCGAGCAGATCGACGCGGCGAACAGTGAGGTCCAGCAGCGGCAGGTGGAGCCGACGGGGCTGCTGCGTGTCTCGTCACCGGTGCTCTATGGCCGGCGGTATCTGACCTCGGTGATTTCGACGTACCTCACGCGTCATCCGAAGGTGCGCGTGGAGTTGGTGTTGGCGGATCGCCGCGTCGACCTCATCGAAGAGGGGTTGGATGTCGCGATCCACATCGGGCCGCTCGATGATTCGTCCCTCGTGGCGCGGAAGCTCGGAGAGAGCGCGGTCCACTACGTCGCGAGTCCTCGCTTCCTCGCGAAGCACGGCACGCCGGATGCCCGGGAGCTCCGTGGCGCGCGCTGCATCGGCTTCAGCGCGTTCGAGACCTGGGAGGTCCAGGGCGTGAAGTCGCGGATCGATCCGGTCCTGACGGTGAATGACCTGGAGCTTGCCTGCGAGGCGGCCACCGAGGGAGTCGGCATCGCGCGAGTTCCCACCATCCTCTGTCAGGAGGCTGTCCGTGATGGACGGCTCAAAATCCTCTTCGGCCCCAAGCCCGCGATGATGCGGGCCATCCATGTCGTCTACCCGAGCAGGGTGAACCTCCCACCCAAGGTCCGGCACTTCGTGGATGCCCTGGCGGTGCTCGTCGAGCCGCTGCCGCCACCGCTTCGTGTCCCAAGACGACGGCGGCGCTGAGTCAGGGGTTCCCACGAGGAAGGTCCGCTCCCGGAATCGGGACTGACGCGTCATCGACCTCGGCTGACGTGTCAGCGCGAAGTCCCGCCGCAAGGACAGACACACGCCGTCCTCATGCCGGGCCCCCTCGCTCATGCGCATGGGGTTTGCAAACCGGGCGCGGGCCCATCCTCGATGGGCTCTACCGGAGACGAATGACCTCATGCGCCGATTCGTGACTTCTCTTTCGCTGGGCAGTTGTCTGCTGATGACGGGGGCTGGTGCGCAGACGCCGCCCGCTCAACCTCCCGCCACCCAGGTGCCCGCGAATGCGTGCTACCTGTGGAAGGGGCGGGGAGGGGCTCCCACCGCCAGCTACCTGGCCACCTTCGCGAGCTGCCGCCCCTGGAACAACAGTTCCGGGTGGAAGTTCCTCAAGCCCAACAACGGTGTGGACTACTACGGCGGGACGTACAAGGACGCCCTCGCCACGCCCGCGACCTGGGCGGTCTATGCCGAGTTCGCCTCCGCGTCCGTCACGACGAAAGCGGACTTCGACGCCTTCGTCGCCAACAGCAGGCTGTCGGGCTCCTGCGCCGAGTGCCTGCCCTGACGTGAAGAGAGCTTCTGGGAGCGCCACGAGCGTCCTCGTGGTGCTCCTGTCTCATTTGAAGCAAAGAAAATACATCCAGGTGTAGTCCGAGCGTGGCGAGATGGGGACCTCGACGCAGCGCTCGCCAGGCGCGCAGGGAGAGTCTGGAATCGAGCAGTGGCGATGACAAAGGCGATCACCTGTCTCGGGGCCGCAGACGCCGGAATTCGGCCCGGTGGGATTGGGGCACTCCTTGCTGACGTAGCAGCGCTCTCCCCGGATCGTGCACTCCTGGTCGAAGGAGCACGCGGCGAACGAGGAGGGTGGGTTCGTGTTGGCTCCCGAGTCCGGTGGTCCCGC
This window contains:
- a CDS encoding DUF7660 family protein encodes the protein MSTADPRAVRSREDLAQFVRSLAQDLKQQPKAWENADLGSFLEAMSAWIEDMDGYYGNRGEVVPPQPEWRTLAEILTAARVYE
- a CDS encoding AMP-dependent synthetase/ligase, whose translation is MADEHASLSHMILDRARTSPQRVAFRVRRGDAYVDVSWSEVSPRIEAIAAGLLSAGPVDDGACITIVGNTSMASCLVDFAALTVGLKTVPVYASLLPEEVGYMHMDTAAQIIVVDDGSQLDKVRAFRAGFTFFERTYSPADYTARAKVVVIHPAGLAPADDWESLEALEARGRARHAALEGEMRRRVSLLRREHVATYTYTSGTTGAPKAVIQTHDNMLAMLEDVAEAGMMDEAVQEHGLFLFLPAAHSFGRMVEFSGPFFGAPLVMSSVPTLAADLVVGRPGFFPAAPRVFEKMMAKITSAIESERGLRRRLVGWALGVGRQVATRGIDGKPLPLWLAAQRGLADRLVLSKLRSRLGLDRASVLLSGAAPLRVDVQMFFLSLGLTVLEAYGLTETCPGLTINRKENVRPGTVGIPFHRCVLKVGADGELLARGPNISRGYLNRPEATADAFDDEGWFRTGDLASIDAEGFVRIIGRKKELLKTSGGKYIAPLKIEAQLKQHPLIQEAVVIGEGRHYCTALFALDAEILAEVARREGIPADPAHPRIDKVLKTLVAETNSGLASFESIKTFRVSPGPFTVDGGELTASLKVKRHAVVRKHAALIESMYGAAESAH
- a CDS encoding helix-turn-helix domain-containing protein; translated protein: MQSHLLLGGGRALYVGRFHELPRHRFAANAVLVGLDDGFDLIDEGGRVEHHEAAFVRGWQWHALDFHGGRMAVLFLEPGVGLRHQVDATALRTAVGEALSARKQEPWTELFQNALNLGPAPLSVDARIARVASLLSTSDEVPSDAGTLAQREGVSTSLVEHRFREQVGVPMGAYRAWHRMLGATTLALRGRSLTEVAHTAGFYDSAHFSRLFRSMFGLPPSKVFTHGLLGSVFEPRAAEVKR
- a CDS encoding glutathione S-transferase family protein, translating into MKLYFAPRTRATRARWLLEELEVPYELVTLDLARQENTTPEYLSVHPLGELPALVDGDLTLLDSLSICLHVADRFPQKHLAPPPGSTDRGRYYQGMVFAETRLEPAVMEVYESPQRAFDANTRRHLTGVLDVLDKALGTREVLVGETFTAADVVTASLLHLANTLKLLDEHPRLVAYVRRHTQRPAVRRAVSG
- a CDS encoding LysR family transcriptional regulator, with translation MVAPSDMLLFVTVVREESFTQAAQRLGITKQSVSERIRHLEEQLGVRLLERTTRRLRVTGAGATYYERCAAIAEQIDAANSEVQQRQVEPTGLLRVSSPVLYGRRYLTSVISTYLTRHPKVRVELVLADRRVDLIEEGLDVAIHIGPLDDSSLVARKLGESAVHYVASPRFLAKHGTPDARELRGARCIGFSAFETWEVQGVKSRIDPVLTVNDLELACEAATEGVGIARVPTILCQEAVRDGRLKILFGPKPAMMRAIHVVYPSRVNLPPKVRHFVDALAVLVEPLPPPLRVPRRRRR